Proteins encoded together in one Gammaproteobacteria bacterium window:
- a CDS encoding DsrE family protein translates to MNRPGLLLIALCLWLPAGGSAASAEFVATPYAQEQRIVFDFYFNEPQKINPALYWLKGLIDPLMAEPYNLSPDDMHIKVILHGTEVVALAKHNYAQYREAVERMRYYAQLGVEFRLCAIAARDYDYALEDLHDFVRLIPSGIVELAHWQKQGYVLIAPRIQDKRFAIAEIR, encoded by the coding sequence ATGAACCGACCTGGCCTATTACTGATCGCCCTCTGCCTGTGGCTGCCCGCAGGCGGCAGCGCGGCGTCCGCGGAATTTGTCGCCACGCCCTACGCGCAGGAACAGAGGATCGTGTTCGATTTTTATTTTAATGAGCCGCAAAAAATCAACCCCGCCCTGTACTGGCTCAAGGGGCTGATCGACCCGCTGATGGCCGAGCCCTACAACCTGTCGCCGGACGATATGCACATCAAGGTCATCCTGCACGGCACCGAGGTGGTTGCCCTGGCCAAACACAACTATGCCCAGTACCGGGAGGCCGTGGAGCGCATGCGCTACTACGCCCAACTGGGGGTGGAGTTTCGGCTTTGCGCCATCGCCGCACGCGACTACGACTATGCGCTAGAGGATCTACACGACTTTGTGCGGCTGATTCCCTCCGGCATCGTCGAGCTCGCCCACTGGCAGAAACAGGGCTACGTGCTGATCGCGCCCCGCATTCAGGACAAACGCTTCGCCATCGCGGAGATTCGTTAA
- a CDS encoding glucose-6-phosphate isomerase (catalyzes the formation of D-fructose 6-phosphate from D-glucose 6-phosphate) has protein sequence MTISRLSIDSAGFKKDIIGDSGVTDEEIAALSPRLDALRARIKQWQSSKEVNFFNLPDTTDLDSIAQLGRKCAHKFKHTIVFGIGGSSLGAEMLARTLGHRSPRNQVKFYDNIDPRTFDEVNEASWADTLCIVVSKSGNTAETLSQFLTVLPRMERYLGAEGVREHTIIITENTEGALYKIALQLGIEPVAHPAVGGRFSVLTVVGLLPAYISGVDISGVMEGARAMAKRCAADDMLVNPAFANAAAQYLHTEKGRTISVFMPYADNLRLVVNWYRQLWAESLGKIDAQGRHRGMTPIENHGVTDQHSQLQLMLDGPDDKQVTFIANPGVRHEGRRIPMRFQELPAVAPLAGHTLGELFISELKATRETLSRRGRPNRTFGLYDRDAYAIGELIMLLEMETVVMAELMGVDAFDQPAVEESKVLTREYLGDLLSPEF, from the coding sequence ATGACCATTTCCCGCCTTTCCATCGATAGTGCCGGCTTCAAAAAAGACATCATTGGCGACAGCGGCGTCACCGACGAAGAGATCGCCGCCCTCTCGCCACGGCTCGATGCCTTGCGCGCCAGAATCAAACAGTGGCAGTCGAGCAAGGAGGTGAATTTCTTCAACCTCCCGGACACCACCGACCTGGATTCCATCGCCCAGCTGGGACGGAAATGCGCGCACAAGTTCAAGCACACCATCGTGTTTGGTATCGGCGGCTCATCGCTGGGCGCCGAAATGCTGGCCCGCACCCTTGGCCACCGTAGCCCGCGCAATCAGGTGAAGTTCTATGACAACATCGATCCGCGCACCTTTGACGAGGTCAACGAGGCCAGCTGGGCCGACACACTCTGCATCGTGGTCTCGAAATCCGGCAACACCGCCGAGACCCTCAGCCAGTTCCTCACCGTACTGCCGCGCATGGAGCGTTATCTGGGCGCAGAGGGTGTGCGTGAACACACCATCATCATCACCGAAAACACCGAGGGGGCGCTGTACAAGATCGCCCTGCAGCTGGGCATCGAACCCGTCGCCCATCCCGCGGTCGGTGGACGCTTCTCGGTGCTGACGGTGGTCGGCCTGTTGCCGGCCTACATCTCCGGCGTCGACATCAGCGGTGTCATGGAGGGGGCGCGCGCCATGGCCAAACGCTGTGCCGCAGACGATATGCTCGTCAACCCGGCCTTTGCCAACGCCGCCGCCCAGTATCTGCACACGGAGAAGGGACGCACCATCAGCGTGTTCATGCCCTATGCCGATAACCTGCGCCTGGTGGTCAACTGGTATCGCCAGCTGTGGGCGGAAAGCCTGGGTAAAATCGACGCCCAGGGCAGGCATCGCGGCATGACCCCCATCGAAAATCACGGCGTCACCGACCAACACTCCCAGCTACAGCTCATGCTGGATGGCCCCGATGACAAGCAGGTCACCTTTATCGCCAACCCGGGCGTGCGCCATGAAGGCCGGCGTATCCCCATGCGCTTCCAGGAATTGCCGGCGGTCGCCCCGCTGGCGGGCCACACCCTCGGTGAACTGTTTATCTCCGAGCTCAAGGCCACCCGCGAGACCCTGTCACGACGCGGGCGGCCCAATCGCACCTTCGGCCTGTACGACCGCGACGCCTATGCCATCGGTGAACTGATCATGCTGCTGGAGATGGAAACCGTGGTAATGGCCGAGCTGATGGGCGTCGATGCCTTCGACCAGCCGGCGGTGGAAGAAAGCAAGGTGCTCACCCGTGAATACCTGGGCGATCTGCTCAGCCCGGAGTTTTAG
- a CDS encoding Rap1a/Tai family immunity protein, with protein sequence MHTTPPHPKTGRYRLLCLIGLLTCAPAWSDTPDNAEVQTITHGMSLAVSCEQALLTLDKRYDKPIPRNDAFICMAYLNGIMAAARHANERARLEFALATAGRGNQAAFRIYCFDWQRSFEKIAGIVLNFAQHNPIYLQRPAEELVMRALQTAFPCR encoded by the coding sequence ATGCATACCACCCCGCCACACCCAAAGACCGGACGCTACCGGCTGCTGTGCCTCATCGGCCTACTGACCTGCGCGCCCGCATGGTCCGACACCCCGGACAATGCCGAGGTACAGACCATCACCCACGGCATGAGCCTCGCCGTAAGTTGTGAGCAGGCCCTGCTGACGCTGGACAAACGCTATGACAAACCGATACCCCGCAATGACGCCTTTATCTGCATGGCCTATCTGAACGGCATCATGGCCGCCGCCCGGCACGCCAACGAGCGAGCCCGACTGGAGTTTGCACTGGCCACCGCAGGCCGCGGCAATCAGGCCGCCTTTCGCATTTACTGCTTTGACTGGCAGCGCTCATTTGAGAAGATTGCCGGCATTGTGCTCAACTTTGCCCAGCACAACCCGATCTATCTGCAACGCCCCGCGGAGGAGCTGGTGATGCGGGCCCTGCAAACGGCGTTTCCCTGTCGTTAG
- the glgA gene encoding glycogen synthase GlgA — translation MSKVLYISSEAFPLIKTGGLGDVAGSLPPALLKKSQDVRLLLPAYPEALSRLSRTRLLAETTYYNQPVKIIEARLPGSKVSVWLVDCAAAFDRPGGPYADEKGQPWKDNALRFAIFCQAATDIALNRLKLDWTPEIVHCNDWQTGLVPALLSLHASRPATVFTIHNLAYQGLFERQTFTELQLPEVLWHMDGLEFYGQMSFIKGGLAYADKITAVSPNYAREILQPEYGYGLDGLLQHRRKDLSGILNGIDEKYWNPGTDNYLTQKYNRRTLGKKPLNKIALQQELSLPADTSLPMIGMVSRLVEQKGFDLILQGLEALLKKDVQLVILGSGEPQYEIPLAKLAARHPDRLKVIVGYNEPLAHRIEAASDIYLMPSTFEPCGLNQLYSLRYGTLPVVTPVGGLADTVVDASEVNILNGTANGFVLGGKSAAALMAAIDRALALYQRPELWRKLQTTAMSSDFSWEASAGQYIALYNDALHAITAHPFGDRLLGIAGNRE, via the coding sequence ATGAGCAAGGTGCTGTATATCAGCAGTGAGGCCTTTCCGCTGATCAAAACCGGCGGACTGGGCGACGTCGCCGGCAGCCTCCCCCCCGCCTTGCTGAAAAAATCGCAGGACGTGCGGCTGCTGCTGCCCGCCTATCCCGAGGCCCTGAGCAGGCTTTCACGCACCAGACTTCTGGCCGAAACTACCTATTACAATCAGCCGGTGAAGATCATTGAGGCCCGACTCCCGGGCAGCAAGGTCAGCGTCTGGCTGGTGGATTGTGCGGCGGCCTTTGATCGCCCCGGCGGCCCTTATGCCGATGAAAAGGGACAGCCCTGGAAAGACAACGCGCTGCGTTTCGCCATCTTCTGCCAGGCGGCGACCGACATCGCCCTCAACCGGCTGAAGCTCGACTGGACGCCGGAGATCGTACACTGCAACGACTGGCAGACAGGCCTGGTGCCCGCCCTGCTGAGCCTGCACGCCAGCCGGCCGGCGACGGTGTTCACGATTCACAATCTTGCCTATCAGGGCCTGTTTGAGCGCCAGACCTTCACCGAGCTGCAACTTCCCGAAGTGCTGTGGCACATGGACGGGCTGGAGTTTTACGGCCAGATGTCCTTCATCAAGGGCGGCCTCGCCTATGCCGACAAGATCACCGCGGTCAGCCCGAATTACGCGCGGGAAATCCTGCAGCCGGAGTACGGCTATGGCCTTGACGGTCTGTTGCAACACCGGCGCAAGGATCTTTCCGGCATCCTTAACGGCATTGACGAAAAGTACTGGAACCCCGGCACCGACAACTATTTAACCCAGAAATACAATCGCCGGACGCTCGGCAAAAAGCCGTTAAATAAAATCGCCCTACAACAGGAGCTGTCCTTACCGGCTGACACTAGCCTCCCCATGATCGGCATGGTCAGCCGCCTGGTCGAGCAAAAGGGTTTCGATCTCATCCTGCAGGGCCTGGAGGCACTATTAAAGAAGGACGTGCAGCTCGTCATTCTTGGCAGCGGTGAACCGCAGTACGAAATACCGTTGGCGAAACTGGCGGCCCGACACCCCGACCGCCTGAAGGTGATCGTTGGCTACAACGAGCCGCTGGCCCACCGGATCGAGGCGGCCAGCGATATCTACCTGATGCCCTCCACCTTTGAACCCTGCGGACTCAACCAGCTTTATAGTCTGCGCTATGGAACCCTGCCGGTGGTGACCCCTGTCGGTGGGCTTGCCGACACCGTGGTCGATGCCAGCGAGGTGAATATCCTCAACGGCACCGCCAATGGTTTTGTGCTCGGGGGGAAATCCGCCGCCGCCCTGATGGCCGCCATCGATCGCGCACTGGCCCTGTACCAACGGCCCGAACTGTGGCGAAAACTACAGACCACGGCCATGAGCAGCGATTTTTCCTGGGAGGCCAGCGCGGGGCAATATATCGCCCTCTATAACGACGCCCTGCACGCGATTACCGCGCACCCTTTTGGGGATCGCCTTTTAGGAATAGCTGGGAATAGGGAATAG
- the glgB gene encoding 1,4-alpha-glucan branching protein GlgB has product MPQNDAPSAGKASGILNGLQDDLNRIVSASHHAPSTILGRHVYPEGECILVYAPGTKAVTISRHDIPAFRLSNSDFFVCTGPLENIEPHYCVTRIFDDGSSRTAHDPYSFEPQISEYDLYLFAEGKHLHIYHILGSHPAVIDGVAGVCFATWAPSAARVSVIGDFNGWDGRLHPMNVRGATGVWELFIPDLDSGELYKFEIRNRDSGAIVSKSDPYAQQLELRPQTASVVKKASTFGWNDDQWMAARAHSDWLHSPLSIYECHLGSWQRDADNGFLNYRELAHRLVDYVKDTGFTHIELLPITEHPLDASWGYQTTGYFSATRRFGTADDFRYFVDYCHQHGIGVLLDWVPAHFPKDAHGLARFDGSALYEHEDPRRGEHRDWGTLIYNYGRNEVKNFLISNAVFWMTEYHIDGLRVDAVASMLYLDYSREAGDWLPNQHGGNENIEAIEFMRELNIATHTHFPGTMIMAEESTAWPQVTRPTNLGGLGFSMKWNMGWMHDTLSYFSKDPVHRHYHHDSLTFGLLYLFTENFILPFSHDEVVHGKSSMLYKMPGDEWQRFANLRLLYTYMFTYPGKKLLFMGCEFGQGSEWDHDKTLDWYVLQYAQHGGIKKLVTDLNGLYRQQSALHFYDFDHMGFEWIDCHDSDQSVLSYLRKDDHETLIIVLNFTPVIRNNYRIGVPATGRYEVIFNSDSSYYSGSNAGSEISLHSEELAWMNRPASLVLTLPPLAGLILKRVS; this is encoded by the coding sequence ATGCCCCAAAATGACGCACCCTCTGCTGGCAAGGCAAGCGGGATACTGAACGGTTTACAGGATGATCTGAACAGGATTGTGTCAGCCTCTCACCATGCCCCTTCCACCATATTGGGACGGCATGTGTACCCGGAGGGTGAATGTATCCTTGTGTACGCGCCCGGCACAAAGGCCGTGACCATTTCCAGGCATGATATACCAGCCTTCCGGCTTTCGAATAGCGATTTTTTTGTGTGCACCGGCCCACTGGAAAACATCGAACCGCACTATTGCGTGACCCGCATTTTTGACGATGGCTCATCGCGCACCGCACATGACCCCTACAGCTTTGAGCCACAGATCAGCGAATATGATCTGTACCTGTTTGCCGAAGGTAAACACCTGCATATCTACCATATTCTCGGCTCGCACCCGGCGGTTATCGACGGTGTCGCCGGTGTCTGCTTCGCCACCTGGGCGCCCAGTGCCGCGCGCGTCAGTGTAATTGGCGACTTCAACGGCTGGGACGGGCGGCTGCATCCCATGAATGTGCGCGGGGCAACCGGGGTCTGGGAGCTGTTTATTCCCGACCTCGATAGCGGGGAGCTCTACAAATTCGAGATTCGCAACCGGGACTCTGGCGCCATCGTTTCAAAATCGGATCCCTATGCCCAGCAGCTCGAGCTGCGGCCACAGACCGCCTCCGTGGTCAAAAAGGCCTCGACCTTTGGCTGGAACGACGACCAATGGATGGCCGCCAGGGCACACAGTGACTGGCTGCATTCGCCACTCTCCATCTATGAATGCCACCTGGGTTCCTGGCAGCGGGACGCCGATAACGGCTTTCTGAATTATCGCGAGCTCGCCCATCGTTTAGTCGATTACGTGAAAGACACGGGCTTCACCCACATCGAATTGCTGCCGATCACCGAACATCCGCTCGACGCCTCCTGGGGATATCAAACCACCGGATACTTTTCCGCTACCCGTCGTTTTGGTACGGCGGATGACTTCCGTTATTTTGTCGATTACTGCCATCAGCATGGCATCGGCGTATTGCTGGACTGGGTGCCCGCCCACTTCCCCAAGGACGCACATGGGCTGGCGCGGTTTGACGGCAGCGCCCTGTATGAACATGAAGATCCCCGGCGCGGAGAGCACCGGGACTGGGGCACCCTGATCTATAACTATGGCCGCAACGAGGTAAAAAATTTCCTCATTTCGAACGCGGTATTCTGGATGACGGAATACCACATCGACGGCCTGCGGGTCGATGCGGTGGCCTCCATGTTGTACCTGGACTATTCGCGTGAGGCGGGGGACTGGCTCCCCAACCAGCATGGCGGCAATGAGAACATCGAGGCCATCGAATTCATGCGCGAGCTGAATATCGCCACCCATACCCACTTTCCCGGCACCATGATCATGGCCGAGGAATCCACCGCCTGGCCCCAGGTGACCCGCCCCACCAACCTCGGGGGGCTGGGCTTCAGCATGAAATGGAACATGGGCTGGATGCATGACACGTTGAGCTACTTTTCCAAGGATCCGGTGCATCGTCACTACCATCATGACAGCCTGACCTTTGGGCTGTTATACCTCTTCACCGAAAATTTTATCCTCCCCTTCTCACATGATGAGGTGGTGCATGGCAAGAGCTCGATGCTGTATAAAATGCCGGGCGACGAATGGCAGCGCTTTGCCAACCTGCGGCTGCTCTATACCTACATGTTCACCTATCCCGGCAAGAAACTGCTGTTTATGGGCTGTGAATTCGGCCAGGGCAGTGAATGGGATCACGACAAAACCCTGGACTGGTATGTCCTGCAATACGCACAGCATGGCGGCATCAAAAAACTGGTGACCGACCTTAACGGCCTCTATCGGCAACAGTCCGCGCTGCACTTTTATGACTTCGACCACATGGGGTTTGAATGGATTGACTGCCATGACAGCGACCAGTCCGTGTTGTCGTACCTGCGCAAGGACGATCATGAAACGCTCATCATCGTGCTCAATTTCACGCCGGTGATCCGTAACAACTATCGCATCGGGGTGCCCGCCACGGGACGCTACGAGGTCATCTTCAATTCGGACTCAAGCTATTATTCGGGCAGCAACGCCGGCAGCGAGATATCACTGCACAGCGAAGAACTAGCCTGGATGAACCGCCCCGCCTCCCTGGTGCTGACCCTGCCCCCGCTGGCCGGGCTGATCCTCAAAAGGGTGTCATGA
- the glgC gene encoding glucose-1-phosphate adenylyltransferase, which yields MKAKNSPRFISNLTRNTLALIMAGGRGSRLQQLTMWRAKPAVPFGGKFRIIDFPLSNCINSGIRRIGVLTQYKAHSLILHIQRGWGHFRGEFGEFVELMPAQQRIEASWYAGTADSIYQNLDIIRSHSPEHVLILAGDHIYKMDYGAMLAKHVENNADVTIGCIDVPIAKASGFGVMGVDNDMRITSFLEKPENPPPMPGRPDEALCSMGIYIFNTDLLFELLIRDADTPNSSRDFGIDIIPHAIKNYRVFAYPFTNANSDIQAYWRDVGTVDAFWEANLELIGMTPELNLYDEEWPIWTYQEQLPPAKFVFNDDDRRGMAVDSMVSGGCIISGAHIQSSLLFSNVTVDNYTTVDSSVVLPDVTIGKNCSINHAVIDKYCEIPDGTVIGKNEKDDNQRFYVSPTGVVLVTPEMFGQVVHYVR from the coding sequence ATGAAGGCGAAAAATTCGCCACGTTTTATCAGTAACCTTACCAGGAACACGCTGGCATTGATTATGGCGGGTGGACGTGGTTCGCGGTTGCAGCAGCTCACGATGTGGAGGGCGAAGCCGGCGGTCCCCTTTGGTGGCAAGTTTCGGATTATCGACTTCCCGCTATCAAATTGCATCAATTCCGGCATTCGAAGAATCGGCGTCCTGACGCAATACAAGGCGCATTCGCTCATTCTGCATATTCAAAGAGGATGGGGGCATTTCCGTGGTGAGTTTGGCGAATTTGTCGAACTCATGCCGGCGCAGCAGCGGATCGAGGCATCCTGGTACGCAGGCACCGCTGACTCTATCTATCAGAATCTCGATATCATTCGCTCGCACTCCCCCGAGCATGTGCTAATACTGGCCGGGGACCATATCTACAAGATGGACTATGGCGCCATGCTGGCAAAGCATGTCGAAAATAACGCCGATGTCACCATCGGCTGTATTGATGTCCCTATCGCAAAGGCCTCAGGGTTTGGAGTGATGGGTGTTGATAATGACATGCGCATCACCAGCTTTCTGGAGAAACCCGAAAATCCTCCGCCCATGCCAGGCAGACCGGACGAGGCATTGTGCTCAATGGGTATCTACATCTTCAATACGGATCTGCTGTTTGAACTGCTGATACGCGATGCGGACACACCCAATTCGAGCCGCGACTTCGGCATCGACATCATCCCGCACGCCATAAAAAATTACCGGGTATTCGCCTACCCATTCACCAATGCCAATAGTGATATCCAGGCCTATTGGCGTGATGTGGGTACCGTGGACGCATTCTGGGAGGCCAATCTTGAGCTGATCGGCATGACCCCCGAGCTCAATCTGTACGATGAAGAATGGCCGATATGGACCTATCAGGAACAGCTGCCGCCGGCAAAATTCGTGTTCAATGATGATGATCGGCGCGGTATGGCGGTCGATTCCATGGTCTCTGGCGGCTGCATCATATCGGGCGCGCATATTCAGAGCTCATTACTTTTCTCAAACGTCACAGTCGATAATTACACCACGGTCGATTCATCGGTGGTATTGCCCGATGTCACCATCGGTAAGAACTGCAGTATTAATCATGCCGTCATTGATAAGTACTGTGAAATTCCGGATGGAACTGTTATTGGCAAAAATGAAAAAGATGATAATCAACGGTTTTATGTCTCGCCCACCGGCGTCGTGCTGGTGACACCGGAAATGTTCGGACAAGTGGTTCACTATGTCCGATAG
- a CDS encoding glycoside hydrolase family 57 protein: MSDSPKKELPLNVVLYWHMHQPEYRDMRNGEYHLPWTYLHSIKDYVDMAAHLEDSPGARAVVNFAPILLEQIDDYARQLDGYLRHGMGLRDPLLLALADPVVSQYPERRMEITRACLRANKHRLIDRFVEFKVLAKMAQGLLHEPEKVVYYSEQYFADLLVWYHLAWMAETSRRKDPRIRALMEKANNYNLHDRHLLIEIISELIGGLIERYKKLAQAGVIELSISPYAHPILPLLLDLTSAKQAIPDVELPAASEYPGGLERSRWHMQKGIETFRKYFGMAPKGCWPSEGSISNESIELIAETGIKWLASGETVLRNSLHKSSTRVSKCLHEAYQFHDNDVACFFRDDGLSDLIGFKYSDWHADDAVANLVHHLEEIAEACAEKENAVVSIILDGENAWEYYPENGFHFISALYKKLAQHEGINLTTYSEYLEKHNARAVLQDVVAGSWVYGTLSTWIGEKDKNRAWDMLVEAKQVFDRVKGEGALTGDELLIAEQQLATCESSDWFWWFGEYNSAESVATFDEQYRMHLSNLYQLLKVEAPDYLAKAFSFGAGEPVMGGAMLPGKKQ, encoded by the coding sequence ATGTCCGATAGCCCGAAGAAAGAACTCCCCTTGAATGTTGTTCTTTACTGGCATATGCATCAGCCGGAATACCGCGATATGCGAAATGGCGAATATCACCTGCCGTGGACCTATTTGCACTCGATAAAAGATTATGTCGACATGGCGGCGCACCTGGAAGACAGTCCCGGCGCGCGTGCAGTGGTAAATTTCGCCCCCATTCTGCTTGAACAGATTGATGACTATGCACGACAGCTTGACGGCTATCTGCGCCATGGCATGGGTTTGCGTGACCCTCTGCTGCTGGCGCTTGCCGATCCGGTGGTGTCGCAGTATCCCGAAAGGCGTATGGAAATCACCCGGGCCTGTTTGCGCGCCAATAAACATAGATTGATCGATCGGTTCGTTGAATTCAAAGTGCTGGCAAAGATGGCGCAAGGCCTGTTGCATGAGCCGGAAAAAGTAGTCTATTACTCCGAACAATATTTCGCGGATCTTCTGGTGTGGTATCACCTGGCATGGATGGCGGAAACATCCAGAAGAAAAGACCCGCGCATTCGCGCTTTGATGGAAAAGGCAAATAACTATAATCTGCATGATCGCCACCTGTTGATTGAAATCATCAGCGAGCTGATCGGTGGCCTGATCGAACGCTATAAGAAATTGGCGCAGGCCGGCGTCATAGAATTATCCATCTCGCCCTATGCACACCCGATCCTGCCGTTATTGCTGGACCTGACATCGGCCAAACAGGCTATCCCCGATGTGGAACTGCCTGCTGCTTCTGAATATCCAGGCGGCCTTGAGCGCAGCCGCTGGCATATGCAAAAAGGCATCGAGACATTCAGGAAATATTTTGGCATGGCACCAAAAGGTTGCTGGCCATCGGAAGGTAGTATTAGTAATGAATCGATTGAGCTGATTGCGGAGACGGGAATTAAATGGTTGGCCAGCGGCGAAACCGTGCTCAGGAATTCATTGCATAAATCATCGACCAGGGTGAGCAAGTGTTTGCATGAGGCCTATCAGTTCCACGACAACGATGTCGCCTGCTTTTTTCGGGATGATGGCCTTTCCGACCTGATTGGATTCAAATATTCGGATTGGCATGCCGATGATGCGGTCGCCAACCTGGTTCACCATCTGGAAGAAATAGCCGAAGCCTGCGCGGAAAAAGAAAATGCTGTGGTGTCAATCATCCTGGATGGGGAAAATGCCTGGGAGTATTACCCGGAAAACGGATTTCATTTCATATCGGCGCTCTACAAAAAACTGGCGCAGCACGAAGGCATCAACCTGACCACCTATAGCGAGTATCTTGAAAAGCATAATGCCAGAGCCGTGTTGCAGGATGTTGTGGCGGGCAGCTGGGTATATGGAACACTGTCAACCTGGATAGGTGAAAAGGATAAAAATCGCGCCTGGGACATGCTGGTCGAGGCGAAGCAGGTTTTCGACCGAGTGAAAGGCGAGGGCGCGTTGACCGGTGACGAGCTGCTGATTGCCGAGCAGCAGTTGGCAACCTGTGAAAGTTCTGACTGGTTCTGGTGGTTTGGCGAATATAACTCCGCGGAATCGGTCGCGACCTTTGACGAGCAGTACAGAATGCACCTCAGTAACTTATACCAGCTGCTCAAGGTGGAGGCGCCCGATTATCTCGCCAAGGCTTTTTCATTTGGCGCAGGAGAACCCGTCATGGGCGGCGCAATGTTACCCGGAAAAAAACAGTAG